The genome window GGTCAAAAGCCCGTCATCGCATTTGGAATTGTTTTCGCGCTAGCCTGGATTATTTATGATGGTGCGTAGCGAGGAGTACAAGATGCCGCAAGAACAAGGAAGCACTCCTAACTCAAAGGCCGACGAGGGTCTCTGCGACGCGGGGAGGTTCGTTGGTCAACGAGAGGCGCGATACGCGAGCTTTGCGGGCGGCTCAAAGCCGCCTGCGCAGGCGTACCAATTGAGGTACGTCGAGGACGGATCGGCGAGGATGACACAGTTATTGCCAGCAGATTGTGCCCGCAGTAGAACCCTTATGAATAATCCCGGCTAGGCCGTTTGACACGGCGCAGGCCAGCCGGGATCATTCATTCAAGCTTCACAGGCCGGTATTTCCAGACAGTGGGAGGTGTGCACGATGACGGCGCAAATCATCAGCGGCAAAGAGATCTCGCAGCAGATCCGCGACGAGCTGCGGGACGAGGTGGCCGAGTTTAAAGCCTCGCGCGGAATCGTTCCCGGACTGGCCACGGTGTTGGTGGGCGAGGACCCGGCGTCGGTCTCGTACGTGCGCGGCAAGGCCCGCGGCTGCGAGCAGATCGGGGTCGCCAACTTCCAGCACAACCTGTCCGCGGATGTGTCCGAGGCCGAGCTGCTCGAGCTGGTGGCGCAGCTCAACGCCCGCGCCGACGTACACGGCATCCTGGTGCAGCTCCCGCTGCCGCAGCAGATCGACGAGAACAAGGTGCTCTACGCCATTGACCCGGACAAGGACGTGGACGGGTTCCACCCGTTCAACGTGGGGAGGCTGCTGATCGGCCAGGAGCGTTTCGCACCCTGCACCCCGGCCGGGATCAGGGAACTGCTGCTCCGCTCGGGCACGCAAACCGCCGGGGCCGAGCTGGTGATCGTCGGCCGCAGCAACCTGGTGGGCAAGCCGCTGGCAGCGATGATGGTGCAAAAGCAGGTGGGCGCAAACGCCACGGTCACGATCTGCCACACGCGCACCCGCGAGCTGGCCGAGCATACCCGGCGCGCCGAGATCCTGATCGTGGCCGCAGGACGTCCGGGCGCGATCACAGCCGAAATGGTCAAGCCCGGAGCCACGGTAATCGACGTGGGCGTCAACCGCATCGGCGTAACCGAGTCGGGCAAGGCCCGGCTTTGCGGCGATGTGGACTTTGAGGGAGTCAGCCAAGTGGCGGGCAAGATCACGCCGGTGCCCGGCGGCGTGGGTCCGATGACGATCACGATGTTACTGAAAAATACGGTCAAAGCCGCCAAATTAGCATCCGCGTAACATCAACGGACATTGCGCCGGGAGGCGATCATCAGCGAACACGCGCAGCATCCCAACTCCGATCTTCTCGACGAGATCAACGCGCGCGGCCATGCGAACGTAGCGCGCTGCTTCAACTGCGGAAAATGCAGCGGCGGCTGCCCGCTGGCGTTCGCCATGGAGTTCGGGCCGCAGCAGATCGTACGCATGGTGCAACTGGGGATGCGCGACGCGCTCTTGCACTCCCACGCGATCTGGGTCTGCGCCTCGTGCCAGACCTGCACCGCGCGCTGCCCCAACGAGGTGGACGTTGCCGGGCTGATCGACGAGCTGCGGCGGATGAGCCTCGAGGCGGGCCTGGAACCGGCCGAGCCGCGAGTGGCGCAGTTCCACCGCGCGTTTTTAGAAACCGTCCAACGCAGCGGTAGGGCCCACGAACTGGAGCTGACCGCACGCTTCAAGCTCGCGGCGCGCGACCCACTGGGCGACGCCCGGCTGGGCCTGGAGCTGCTGCGTCGCGGCAAGCTCAAACTAACGCAGGGCAAGGTCCGCGGCCGCGACGAGGTGCGCCGAATCCTCGACCGCCCCAAGGGGAGCTGACCCTGCGCGCGGCGTACTACCCGGGCTGCTCGCTGGCCGGCATAGCCAACGACTACGACCGTAGCGTGCGCGCGGCCTGCGCGCTGCTGGGGGTAGAGCTGGTCGAGCTGCCCGACTGGAGCTGC of Candidatus Alcyoniella australis contains these proteins:
- the folD gene encoding bifunctional methylenetetrahydrofolate dehydrogenase/methenyltetrahydrofolate cyclohydrolase FolD gives rise to the protein MTAQIISGKEISQQIRDELRDEVAEFKASRGIVPGLATVLVGEDPASVSYVRGKARGCEQIGVANFQHNLSADVSEAELLELVAQLNARADVHGILVQLPLPQQIDENKVLYAIDPDKDVDGFHPFNVGRLLIGQERFAPCTPAGIRELLLRSGTQTAGAELVIVGRSNLVGKPLAAMMVQKQVGANATVTICHTRTRELAEHTRRAEILIVAAGRPGAITAEMVKPGATVIDVGVNRIGVTESGKARLCGDVDFEGVSQVAGKITPVPGGVGPMTITMLLKNTVKAAKLASA
- a CDS encoding 4Fe-4S dicluster domain-containing protein, with protein sequence MRREAIISEHAQHPNSDLLDEINARGHANVARCFNCGKCSGGCPLAFAMEFGPQQIVRMVQLGMRDALLHSHAIWVCASCQTCTARCPNEVDVAGLIDELRRMSLEAGLEPAEPRVAQFHRAFLETVQRSGRAHELELTARFKLAARDPLGDARLGLELLRRGKLKLTQGKVRGRDEVRRILDRPKGS